A window of the Streptomyces sp. NBC_01351 genome harbors these coding sequences:
- a CDS encoding metallopeptidase TldD-related protein, translating to MSPRTKPHEIVERALELSTADGCVVIADEESSANLRWAGNALTTNGVTRGRTLTVIATVDGKEGTASGVVSRSAVTAADLEPLVRAAEAAARGAGPAEDAQPLVTGTPASPDFTDAPAETSSAVFVDFAPALGEAFARARAGGRELYGFAHHEHVSTYVGTSTGLRLRHDQPNGTLELNAKSPDRTRSAWAGRATRDFKDVDPIALDAELAVRLGWAERKIDLPAGRYETLLPPTAVADLLIYQMWSATARDAVEGRTVFSKPGGGTRIGEKLSKLPLTLRSDPNAPGLESAPFVIAHSSRDDASVFDNGLPVPATEWIKGGELTRLTTTRHTAGLTSLPLAPAFGNLILDGGGEKSLEEMVASTERGLLLTCLWYIREVDPATLLLTGLTRDGVYLVENGQVVGEVNNFRFNESPVDLLSRATEAGRTEKTLPREWGDWFTRAAMPAVRIPDFNMSSVSKGV from the coding sequence ATGAGCCCGCGTACGAAGCCGCACGAGATCGTCGAGCGGGCGCTGGAGCTGTCCACCGCCGACGGTTGTGTCGTCATCGCCGACGAGGAGTCGAGCGCCAACCTGCGCTGGGCGGGCAACGCACTGACCACGAACGGCGTCACCCGGGGCCGGACCCTGACGGTCATCGCCACGGTCGACGGCAAGGAGGGCACGGCCTCGGGGGTCGTCTCGCGCTCCGCCGTCACCGCCGCGGACCTGGAGCCGCTGGTGCGGGCCGCGGAGGCCGCCGCCCGCGGGGCCGGGCCCGCCGAGGACGCCCAGCCGCTCGTGACCGGGACCCCGGCCTCGCCGGACTTCACCGACGCCCCGGCCGAGACCTCTTCCGCGGTGTTCGTGGACTTCGCCCCGGCCCTCGGCGAGGCCTTCGCCCGGGCCCGTGCGGGCGGGCGGGAGCTGTACGGCTTCGCCCACCACGAGCACGTCTCCACGTACGTCGGTACCTCGACGGGTCTGCGGCTGCGCCACGACCAGCCCAACGGCACGCTGGAGCTCAACGCGAAGTCGCCGGACCGCACCCGCTCCGCGTGGGCCGGCCGGGCCACCCGGGACTTCAAGGACGTGGACCCGATCGCGCTGGACGCGGAGCTCGCCGTACGACTCGGCTGGGCGGAGCGGAAGATCGACCTGCCGGCCGGGCGGTACGAGACCCTGTTGCCGCCGACTGCCGTGGCCGACCTGCTGATCTACCAGATGTGGTCGGCGACGGCCCGGGACGCGGTGGAGGGCCGTACGGTCTTCTCCAAGCCCGGGGGTGGCACCCGGATCGGCGAGAAGCTGTCCAAGCTGCCGCTGACCCTGCGCAGCGACCCGAACGCGCCGGGACTGGAGTCCGCACCGTTCGTGATCGCGCACAGCTCCCGGGACGACGCCTCGGTGTTCGACAACGGCCTGCCGGTGCCGGCGACCGAGTGGATCAAGGGCGGCGAGCTGACCCGGCTGACCACGACCCGGCACACGGCCGGGCTGACCAGCCTGCCGCTCGCCCCCGCGTTCGGGAACCTGATCCTGGACGGGGGCGGGGAGAAGTCGCTGGAGGAGATGGTGGCCTCCACCGAGCGGGGTCTGCTGCTGACCTGCCTCTGGTACATCCGCGAGGTCGACCCGGCCACGCTGCTGCTCACGGGGCTGACCCGGGACGGCGTCTACCTGGTGGAGAACGGGCAGGTCGTCGGCGAGGTCAACAACTTCCGGTTCAACGAGTCCCCGGTGGACCTGCTGTCGCGGGCCACGGAGGCCGGGCGGACCGAGAAGACCCTGCCGCGCGAGTGGGGGGACTGGTTCACCCGCGCCGCCATGCCGGCTGTCCGCATCCCGGACTTCAACATGAGTTCGGTGAGCAAGGGCGTCTGA
- the fabI gene encoding enoyl-ACP reductase FabI translates to MSGILDGKRILITGVLMESSIAFHTAKLAQEQGAEVILTAWPRPTLTERIAKKLPKPVKVIELDVTNDEHLARLEDLVRAELGGLDGVVHSIGFAPQDALGGNFLNTPFESVATAMHVSAFSLKSLTMACKPLFAAEGAAVVGLTFDAQFAWPQYDWMGPAKAALEATSRYLARDLGKENIRCNLVSAGPLGSMAAKSIPGFGELADVWNQRSPMDWDMSDPEPAGKGVVALLSDWFPKTTGEIVHVDGGLHAMGA, encoded by the coding sequence ATGAGTGGAATTCTCGACGGCAAGCGCATCCTCATCACGGGGGTGCTGATGGAGTCGTCCATCGCCTTCCACACCGCCAAGCTGGCCCAGGAGCAGGGCGCCGAGGTCATCCTGACCGCGTGGCCCCGCCCGACGCTGACCGAGCGCATCGCCAAGAAGCTGCCCAAGCCGGTCAAGGTGATCGAGCTCGACGTCACCAACGACGAGCACCTGGCCCGCCTGGAGGACCTCGTCCGCGCCGAGCTGGGCGGCCTCGACGGCGTCGTCCACTCGATCGGCTTCGCGCCGCAGGACGCCCTCGGCGGCAACTTCCTGAACACCCCGTTCGAGTCGGTGGCCACCGCCATGCACGTCTCGGCGTTCTCGCTGAAGTCGCTGACCATGGCCTGCAAGCCGCTGTTCGCGGCGGAGGGCGCGGCCGTCGTCGGCCTCACCTTCGACGCGCAGTTCGCGTGGCCGCAGTACGACTGGATGGGCCCGGCCAAGGCCGCGCTGGAGGCCACCAGCCGTTACCTCGCCCGCGACCTGGGCAAGGAGAACATCCGCTGCAACCTGGTCTCGGCCGGTCCGCTCGGCTCGATGGCCGCCAAGTCCATCCCGGGCTTCGGCGAGCTGGCGGACGTCTGGAACCAGCGCTCCCCGATGGACTGGGACATGAGCGACCCGGAGCCGGCGGGCAAGGGCGTCGTGGCCCTGCTGTCGGACTGGTTCCCGAAGACCACCGGCGAGATCGTCCACGTGGACGGCGGTCTGCACGCGATGGGTGCCTGA
- the serB gene encoding phosphoserine phosphatase SerB, with translation MSASQTSDVPTLLVKIFGKDRPGITAGLFDTLAAYSVDVVDIEQVVTRGRIVLCALVTKPAGGAEGELRATVHSWAESLKMQAEILSGTGDNRPRGSGRSHVTVLGHPLTAESTAAIAARITATGGNIDRIFRLAKYPVTAVEFAVSGAETEPLRTALATAAAQIGVDVAVVSAGLHRRAQRLVVMDVDSTLIQDEVIELFAAHAGCEAEVAEVTERAMRGELDFEQSLHARVALLAGLDASVVDKVRAEVQLTPGARTLIRTLKRLGYQVGVVSGGFTQVTDDLRERLGLDFASANTLEIVDGKLTGKVTGEIVDRAGKARLLRRFAAEAGVPLAQTVAIGDGANDLDMLNAAGLGVAFNAKPVVREAAHTAVNVPFLDAVLYLLGITREEVEAADLA, from the coding sequence ATGAGCGCATCGCAGACCTCCGACGTCCCCACCCTCCTCGTCAAGATCTTCGGCAAGGACCGTCCCGGGATCACCGCCGGGCTGTTCGACACCCTCGCCGCCTACTCCGTCGACGTCGTCGACATCGAGCAGGTCGTCACCCGTGGCCGCATCGTCCTGTGCGCCCTCGTCACCAAGCCCGCCGGCGGAGCCGAGGGCGAGCTGCGGGCGACCGTCCACAGCTGGGCCGAGTCGCTCAAGATGCAGGCTGAGATCCTCTCCGGTACCGGTGACAACCGGCCCCGCGGCAGCGGCCGTTCGCACGTCACCGTGCTCGGGCATCCGCTGACCGCCGAGTCCACCGCCGCCATCGCCGCCCGGATCACCGCGACCGGCGGCAACATCGACCGTATCTTCCGGCTCGCGAAGTACCCGGTGACGGCGGTGGAGTTCGCCGTATCCGGCGCCGAGACCGAGCCGCTGCGCACCGCGCTGGCCACGGCCGCCGCGCAGATCGGCGTCGACGTGGCCGTGGTCTCGGCCGGGCTGCACCGCCGGGCGCAGCGCCTGGTCGTGATGGACGTGGACTCGACGCTGATCCAGGACGAGGTGATCGAGCTCTTCGCCGCGCACGCCGGCTGCGAGGCCGAGGTCGCCGAGGTCACCGAGCGGGCCATGCGCGGTGAGCTGGACTTCGAGCAGTCTCTGCACGCCCGCGTGGCGCTGCTCGCGGGTCTGGACGCCTCCGTCGTGGACAAGGTCCGCGCCGAGGTGCAGCTGACCCCGGGCGCCCGCACCCTGATCCGTACGCTGAAGCGCCTCGGCTACCAGGTGGGCGTGGTCTCGGGCGGGTTCACCCAGGTGACGGACGATCTGCGGGAGCGGCTGGGGCTGGACTTCGCCTCGGCCAACACCCTGGAGATCGTGGACGGGAAGCTCACGGGCAAGGTCACCGGCGAGATCGTGGACCGGGCGGGCAAGGCCCGGCTGCTGCGCCGGTTCGCGGCGGAGGCCGGGGTGCCGCTGGCCCAGACGGTGGCCATCGGTGACGGTGCCAACGACCTGGACATGCTGAACGCGGCCGGGCTGGGCGTGGCCTTCAACGCCAAGCCGGTGGTCCGCGAGGCCGCTCACACGGCGGTGAACGTGCCCTTCCTGGACGCGGTGCTGTACCTGCTCGGGATCACCCGCGAGGAGGTCGAGGCCGCCGACCTGGCCTGA
- the fabG gene encoding 3-oxoacyl-[acyl-carrier-protein] reductase, with protein sequence MSRSVLVTGGNRGIGLAIARAFAEAGDKVAITYRSGEPPEALTSLGVLAVRCDITDSEQVEQAYKQVEDAHGAVEVLVANAGITKDTLLMRMSEEDFSSVVDTNLTGTFRVVKRANRGMLRAKKGRVVLISSVVGLLGSAGQANYAASKAALVGFARSLARELGSRNITFNVVAPGFVDTDMTKVLTDEQRAGIVGQVPLGRYAQPEEIAAAVSFLASDDAAYITGAVIPVDGGLGMGH encoded by the coding sequence TTGAGCCGCTCGGTTCTCGTCACCGGAGGAAACCGGGGCATCGGCCTCGCCATCGCCCGAGCCTTCGCGGAGGCCGGAGACAAGGTCGCGATCACGTACCGGTCGGGTGAGCCGCCGGAGGCGCTCACCTCGCTCGGCGTTCTGGCGGTCCGCTGCGACATCACCGACTCCGAGCAGGTGGAGCAGGCCTACAAGCAGGTCGAGGATGCGCACGGCGCGGTCGAGGTGCTCGTGGCCAACGCCGGCATCACCAAGGACACGCTGCTGATGCGCATGTCCGAGGAGGACTTCTCGTCGGTCGTCGACACCAACCTCACCGGCACCTTCCGGGTGGTCAAGCGCGCGAACCGGGGCATGCTCCGGGCCAAGAAGGGCCGCGTCGTCCTGATCTCCTCGGTCGTCGGACTCCTCGGCTCGGCCGGGCAGGCCAACTACGCCGCCTCCAAGGCCGCCCTCGTCGGCTTCGCCCGCTCGCTCGCCCGTGAGCTGGGCTCGCGCAACATCACCTTCAACGTGGTCGCCCCCGGCTTCGTGGACACCGACATGACGAAGGTGCTCACCGACGAGCAGCGCGCGGGCATCGTCGGCCAGGTGCCGCTCGGCCGCTACGCGCAGCCCGAGGAGATCGCGGCAGCCGTGAGCTTCCTGGCGTCCGACGACGCCGCGTACATCACCGGAGCCGTCATTCCCGTTGACGGCGGATTGGGCATGGGTCACTGA
- a CDS encoding TldD/PmbA family protein, whose protein sequence is MPHSIDAAFTALPLRALADAALARARALGSDHADFRLERIRSASWRLRDAKPSGGSDTTDLGYAVRVVHGGSWGFASGVDLTMDGAAKVASQAVAMAKLSAQVIKAAGSDERVELAEEPVHAERTWISAYDVNPFEVPDAEKAALLADWSSRLLAADGVAHVDASLLAVHENKFYADTAGTVTTQQRVRIHPQLTAVAVDGKTGEFDSMRTIAPPAGRGWEYLTGTGWDWNAELEQIPGLLAEKMRAPSVEAGRYDLVVDPSNLWLTIHESIGHATELDRALGYEAAYAGTSFATFDQLGKLKYGSPIMNVTGDRTAEHGLATVGFDDEGVEAQSWDLVKDGTLVGYQLDRRIAKLTGLGRSNGCAYADSPGHVPVQRMANVSLQPDPGGLSTEDLIGGVERGIYVVGDRSWSIDMQRYNFQFTGQRFFRIENGKLAGQLRDVAYQATTTDFWGSMEKLGGPQTYVLGGAFNCGKAQPGQVAAVSHGCPSALFRDVNILNTTQEAGR, encoded by the coding sequence GTGCCCCATTCCATCGACGCGGCCTTCACCGCACTGCCCCTGCGGGCGCTCGCCGATGCGGCGCTCGCCCGGGCGCGTGCGCTGGGCTCCGATCACGCCGACTTCCGGCTGGAGCGCATCCGCAGCGCCTCCTGGCGGCTGCGGGACGCCAAACCGTCCGGCGGTTCCGACACCACCGACCTCGGCTACGCGGTCCGGGTCGTGCACGGGGGCAGCTGGGGATTCGCCTCCGGCGTGGACCTGACCATGGACGGCGCCGCCAAGGTGGCCTCGCAGGCCGTGGCCATGGCGAAGCTGTCGGCGCAGGTCATCAAGGCGGCCGGTTCGGACGAACGGGTGGAACTCGCCGAGGAGCCCGTGCATGCGGAGCGGACCTGGATCTCCGCCTACGACGTGAACCCCTTCGAGGTGCCGGACGCGGAGAAGGCGGCGCTGCTCGCCGACTGGAGCTCGCGGCTGCTGGCGGCCGACGGGGTCGCGCACGTGGACGCCTCGCTGCTCGCCGTGCACGAGAACAAGTTCTACGCCGATACCGCGGGCACGGTGACCACGCAGCAGCGCGTGCGGATCCACCCGCAGCTCACCGCGGTCGCCGTCGACGGCAAGACCGGCGAGTTCGACTCGATGCGCACCATCGCCCCGCCCGCCGGGCGCGGCTGGGAGTACCTGACGGGCACCGGCTGGGACTGGAACGCCGAGCTGGAGCAGATCCCCGGCCTGCTCGCCGAGAAGATGCGGGCGCCGAGCGTCGAGGCCGGGCGCTACGACCTGGTCGTGGACCCGTCCAACCTGTGGCTGACCATCCACGAGTCCATCGGCCACGCCACCGAGCTCGACCGGGCGCTGGGCTACGAGGCCGCGTACGCGGGGACCTCCTTCGCCACCTTCGACCAGCTCGGCAAGCTCAAGTACGGCTCCCCGATCATGAACGTGACGGGTGACCGGACCGCCGAGCACGGGCTGGCCACGGTCGGCTTCGACGACGAGGGCGTCGAGGCGCAGAGCTGGGACCTGGTCAAGGACGGCACCCTGGTCGGCTACCAACTGGACCGGCGGATCGCGAAGCTGACCGGGCTGGGCCGCTCCAACGGCTGCGCCTACGCCGACTCCCCCGGGCACGTGCCCGTCCAGCGCATGGCGAACGTATCGCTCCAGCCGGATCCGGGCGGGCTGTCGACGGAGGACCTGATCGGCGGGGTGGAGCGCGGCATCTACGTGGTCGGCGACCGCTCCTGGTCGATCGACATGCAGCGCTACAACTTCCAGTTCACCGGGCAGCGGTTCTTCCGCATCGAGAACGGCAAGCTGGCCGGGCAGCTGCGCGATGTCGCGTACCAGGCCACGACCACCGATTTCTGGGGCTCGATGGAGAAGCTCGGCGGCCCGCAGACCTATGTCCTGGGCGGCGCCTTCAACTGCGGCAAGGCCCAGCCGGGCCAGGTCGCGGCGGTCTCGCACGGCTGCCCGTCCGCGCTGTTCCGCGACGTGAACATCTTGAACACCACGCAGGAGGCCGGCCGATGA
- a CDS encoding SixA phosphatase family protein, translating to MSADTPRRIALLRHAKADWPQVSDHDRPLAERGRKDAPAVGLKLAETGIAFDLALCSTAARTRETWKLAVQEMPHRPKTHYEERLYDASLGELIALLNETSDEVADLLVIGHNPGMHALADALSGRATDDTLARMTRTGFPTAALAVVSFTGSWKSLEHGVGTLLDYWTPKGH from the coding sequence ATGAGCGCCGACACACCCCGCAGGATTGCCCTCCTCCGGCACGCCAAGGCCGACTGGCCCCAGGTGTCCGACCACGACCGCCCGCTGGCGGAACGAGGCCGCAAGGACGCGCCGGCCGTCGGTCTGAAGCTCGCCGAAACCGGCATCGCCTTCGACCTGGCCCTCTGCTCCACCGCCGCCCGTACGCGCGAGACATGGAAGCTCGCCGTCCAGGAAATGCCGCACCGGCCGAAGACCCACTACGAGGAACGGCTCTACGACGCCTCCCTCGGAGAGCTCATCGCCCTGCTGAACGAGACCTCCGACGAGGTGGCCGACCTCCTCGTCATCGGGCACAACCCGGGCATGCACGCCCTAGCCGACGCCCTCTCCGGCCGGGCGACGGACGACACCCTCGCACGGATGACCCGTACCGGATTCCCGACCGCGGCGCTCGCCGTCGTCTCCTTCACCGGATCGTGGAAGTCCCTGGAACACGGGGTGGGCACACTGCTCGACTACTGGACCCCCAAGGGGCACTGA
- a CDS encoding GlsB/YeaQ/YmgE family stress response membrane protein yields the protein MSWLWAIIVGFVLGLIARAILPGKQHQPLWLTTIFGIIGAVLGNAVATWIGVNETRGIDWIRHLLQLAGAVAVVGLGDLAYGSMRGKKSQTT from the coding sequence ATGTCTTGGTTGTGGGCGATCATCGTCGGTTTCGTGCTGGGCCTGATAGCCCGTGCCATCTTGCCGGGCAAGCAGCACCAACCCCTCTGGCTGACCACCATCTTCGGCATCATCGGGGCCGTCCTCGGCAACGCCGTGGCCACCTGGATCGGCGTCAACGAGACCCGGGGGATCGACTGGATCCGTCATCTGCTGCAACTCGCGGGAGCCGTCGCCGTGGTCGGCCTCGGCGACCTGGCCTACGGATCGATGCGAGGCAAGAAGAGCCAGACGACCTAG
- the tyrS gene encoding tyrosine--tRNA ligase, whose protein sequence is MTDIVDELKWRGLFSQSTDEEALRKAFADGPVTFYCGYDPTAASLHVGHLVQVLTMRRLQLAGNRPLALVGGATGQIGDPRPTAERTLNDPTVIAEWVNRLRSQIEPFLSFEGENAAVMVNNLDWTAGMSAIEFLRDIGKHFRVNKMLTKDSVAKRLESDQGISYTEFSYQLLQGMDFLELYRRHGCTLQQGGSDQWGNLTAGLDLIHRVEPEAHVHAMATPLMVKADGTKFGKTEGGAVWLDPEMTTPYAFYQFWLNVDDRDISTYMRILSFQSREELEALEAQTAERPQARAAQRALAEELTTLVHGAGQCAAVIAASKALFGQGDLTELDEATLAAALSELPHAKVSEPGLVVDLLAETGLVASKSAGRRTVKEGGAYVNNVKVTAEDAVPAKEDLLHGRWLVLRRGKKNLAAVEVTGA, encoded by the coding sequence GTGACGGACATCGTCGACGAACTGAAGTGGCGCGGGCTGTTCTCCCAGTCCACCGATGAAGAAGCGCTGCGCAAGGCGTTCGCGGACGGTCCTGTCACCTTCTATTGCGGCTACGACCCGACCGCGGCCTCGCTGCACGTGGGGCACCTGGTCCAGGTGCTCACCATGCGCCGGCTCCAGCTGGCCGGCAACCGGCCGCTGGCGCTGGTCGGCGGGGCCACCGGGCAGATCGGTGACCCGCGCCCGACCGCGGAGCGCACGCTGAACGACCCCACGGTCATCGCGGAGTGGGTGAACCGGCTGCGTTCGCAGATCGAGCCGTTCCTGTCCTTCGAGGGCGAGAACGCCGCGGTCATGGTGAACAACCTGGACTGGACGGCGGGCATGTCCGCCATCGAGTTCCTGCGGGACATCGGCAAGCACTTCCGCGTCAACAAGATGCTGACGAAGGACTCGGTCGCGAAGCGGCTGGAGTCCGACCAGGGCATCAGCTACACGGAGTTCAGCTACCAGCTGCTCCAGGGCATGGACTTCCTGGAGCTGTACCGGCGCCACGGCTGCACCCTCCAGCAGGGCGGCTCGGACCAGTGGGGCAACCTGACCGCCGGCCTCGACCTGATCCACCGGGTCGAGCCGGAGGCACACGTCCACGCGATGGCCACCCCGCTGATGGTCAAGGCGGACGGCACCAAGTTCGGCAAGACCGAGGGCGGGGCCGTCTGGCTCGACCCGGAGATGACCACGCCGTACGCGTTCTACCAGTTCTGGCTGAACGTGGACGACCGGGACATCTCCACCTACATGCGGATCCTGTCCTTCCAGAGCCGTGAGGAGCTGGAGGCGCTGGAGGCGCAGACCGCCGAGCGGCCGCAGGCGCGCGCCGCGCAGCGGGCGCTCGCGGAGGAGCTGACGACGCTGGTGCACGGCGCCGGTCAGTGCGCCGCCGTGATCGCCGCGTCGAAGGCACTGTTCGGCCAGGGCGACCTGACGGAGCTGGACGAGGCCACGCTGGCCGCGGCCCTGTCGGAGCTGCCGCACGCCAAGGTGTCCGAGCCGGGGCTGGTCGTCGACCTGCTCGCGGAGACGGGTCTGGTCGCGAGCAAGTCGGCCGGGCGCCGGACCGTGAAGGAGGGCGGGGCCTACGTGAACAACGTGAAGGTCACCGCCGAGGACGCGGTCCCCGCCAAGGAGGACCTGCTGCACGGGCGCTGGCTGGTGCTGCGCCGCGGAAAGAAGAACCTGGCCGCGGTCGAGGTCACCGGCGCCTGA
- a CDS encoding SGM_5486 family transporter-associated protein, which yields MSPVLEPNPQNGRKKLGLVLGAMLVVTVVIAVIATLASP from the coding sequence ATGTCGCCCGTACTTGAACCCAACCCGCAGAACGGCCGCAAGAAGCTCGGCCTCGTACTCGGCGCGATGCTCGTCGTGACCGTGGTCATCGCGGTCATCGCGACGCTCGCCTCTCCGTGA
- a CDS encoding FadR/GntR family transcriptional regulator, producing the protein MPLTSPRRSALVDQVIAQLRNQITSGEWPVGSRIPTEPELVELLGVARNTVREAVRALAHNGLLDIRQGSGTYVLATSELAGVMHRRFAGADPRHIAELRSTLESSAARLAAERRTERDLVQLDALLARREEAWAGGDAEVFVAADVSLHMAVVTASHNEVLIELYADLGDLVADWLRTDVGTELRPEAHLDHARLIEAIRRGDGDAASSEAAGYPFVCLGRDPEADFTRTDFTKADFTEADLTAAGG; encoded by the coding sequence ATGCCGCTGACCTCGCCCCGGCGCTCCGCACTCGTCGACCAGGTGATCGCCCAGTTGCGGAACCAGATCACGTCCGGCGAGTGGCCGGTCGGCTCCCGCATTCCCACCGAACCGGAGCTGGTGGAGTTGCTCGGCGTCGCCCGCAACACCGTGCGCGAGGCCGTGCGGGCGCTGGCGCACAACGGCCTGCTGGACATCCGGCAGGGTTCGGGGACGTACGTCCTCGCCACCAGCGAGCTGGCCGGTGTGATGCACCGCCGCTTCGCCGGGGCCGATCCGCGGCACATCGCCGAGCTGCGCTCGACGCTGGAGTCCTCGGCGGCCCGGCTGGCGGCGGAGCGACGCACCGAGCGGGACCTCGTACAGCTGGACGCGCTGCTGGCGCGGCGCGAGGAGGCCTGGGCGGGCGGGGACGCGGAGGTGTTCGTCGCGGCGGACGTGAGTCTGCACATGGCGGTGGTGACGGCCTCGCACAACGAGGTGCTGATCGAGCTGTACGCGGACCTCGGCGACCTGGTGGCGGACTGGCTGCGCACGGACGTGGGAACCGAGCTGCGCCCGGAGGCCCATCTGGACCATGCCCGGCTGATCGAGGCGATCCGGCGGGGCGACGGGGACGCGGCGTCCTCGGAGGCGGCCGGCTATCCGTTCGTCTGCCTCGGCAGGGACCCGGAGGCGGACTTCACGAGGACGGACTTCACGAAGGCGGACTTCACGGAGGCCGACCTCACGGCCGCTGGTGGCTGA
- a CDS encoding CynX/NimT family MFS transporter, with translation MYDDEIQTLDRAAGGHQPPRPVTAAAGADRPATGALTLQAPAQPAWLGPLLIVGIVLAALNLRPAITSLGALFEETREGLGMSGTVAGLITSVPALCFAVFGVTAPRLSRRFGPATVVCAGMAAVAAGLLIRPFASNAAGFLAASALTLAGIALTNVLLPVIVKRWFPEKVGTMTGLYSMALAAGTSLAAAATVPLTEALGGSWRTGLLLWGGLAVIAALLWLPLARASRRQRAEAASAAASTAASAGTVRAGTGPSVVRSRTAWALASYFGLQATGAYITMGWLPQIFRDAGVPASTAGVLLAVTMVMGVPLAFVIPGLAGRMKNQGAIAVALGVFGLIGYLGLYLAPVAGAWAWALLLGVSNCAFPLVITLIGLRAKSPAGVVKLSAFAQSAGYLISIPGPLLIGALYQHSGGWDLPLALMAGLLVPQIVLGVLAGRDRTIEDECGMRD, from the coding sequence ATGTACGACGATGAAATCCAGACCCTCGACCGAGCCGCCGGGGGCCACCAGCCCCCGCGGCCGGTCACCGCCGCGGCCGGGGCGGACCGCCCCGCGACCGGCGCCCTCACCTTGCAGGCCCCGGCGCAGCCGGCCTGGCTCGGCCCCCTGCTCATCGTCGGCATCGTGCTGGCCGCCCTCAACCTGCGGCCCGCGATCACCAGCCTCGGCGCCCTCTTCGAAGAGACCCGCGAGGGCCTCGGCATGAGCGGCACCGTCGCCGGACTCATCACCTCCGTCCCCGCCCTCTGCTTCGCCGTCTTCGGCGTCACCGCGCCCCGGCTCTCCCGCCGCTTCGGCCCGGCCACCGTCGTCTGCGCCGGCATGGCCGCCGTCGCCGCCGGCCTGCTGATCCGCCCCTTCGCGAGCAACGCCGCCGGCTTCCTCGCCGCCAGCGCCCTGACACTGGCAGGCATAGCCCTGACCAACGTCCTCCTCCCGGTCATCGTCAAGCGCTGGTTCCCGGAGAAGGTCGGCACCATGACCGGCCTGTACTCCATGGCCCTGGCCGCCGGCACCTCCCTCGCCGCCGCCGCGACCGTCCCGCTGACCGAGGCCCTCGGGGGCAGCTGGCGTACCGGCCTGCTCCTGTGGGGCGGGCTCGCGGTGATCGCCGCACTGCTGTGGCTGCCCCTCGCCCGCGCCTCCCGCCGGCAGCGCGCGGAGGCCGCTTCGGCCGCTGCTTCCACCGCCGCGTCCGCTGGGACCGTACGGGCCGGCACCGGCCCCAGCGTCGTGCGCAGCCGCACCGCCTGGGCGCTCGCCAGTTACTTCGGCCTCCAGGCCACCGGCGCGTACATCACCATGGGCTGGCTCCCGCAGATCTTCCGCGACGCCGGAGTCCCCGCCTCCACCGCAGGCGTGCTCCTCGCCGTCACGATGGTCATGGGCGTCCCCCTCGCCTTCGTCATCCCCGGCCTCGCCGGCCGGATGAAGAACCAGGGCGCCATCGCCGTGGCCCTCGGCGTCTTCGGCCTCATCGGCTACCTCGGGCTGTACCTCGCCCCCGTCGCCGGAGCCTGGGCCTGGGCACTCCTGCTCGGCGTCTCCAACTGCGCCTTCCCGCTCGTCATCACCCTCATCGGGCTGCGCGCCAAGTCCCCGGCCGGGGTCGTGAAGCTGTCCGCCTTCGCGCAGAGCGCCGGCTACCTCATCTCCATCCCCGGCCCCCTCCTCATCGGCGCCCTCTACCAGCACAGCGGAGGCTGGGACCTCCCGCTCGCCCTGATGGCGGGACTGCTCGTACCGCAGATCGTGCTCGGCGTCCTGGCAGGCCGGGACCGCACGATCGAGGACGAATGCGGCATGCGAGACTGA